A genomic window from Halomonas sp. LR3S48 includes:
- a CDS encoding GIY-YIG nuclease family protein, which produces MLYEITGVCQNCAAEYSVTVHNDKLLNSCPDCADAPFVLTRYKGLVYIVKNPNQAGVKIGMTERTIETRLKQLNNTSVPGLFECIAIFASQRPKKDEQRVHEKLLRHKLDKEHFDLEPVDAALKAYRALSRKRPIFYNSSVEEMFDLRLEESRIQMQIRLKGKERR; this is translated from the coding sequence TTGCTCTATGAGATAACCGGTGTGTGCCAGAACTGTGCTGCTGAGTATTCGGTCACCGTCCACAATGACAAGTTGTTGAACTCGTGTCCGGATTGCGCGGATGCGCCGTTCGTACTGACTAGATATAAAGGGCTCGTTTACATAGTCAAAAACCCGAATCAGGCTGGTGTGAAGATCGGGATGACCGAGAGAACGATAGAGACTCGGCTGAAACAGCTAAACAATACAAGCGTCCCTGGCCTCTTCGAGTGCATAGCTATCTTTGCATCCCAGCGACCTAAAAAAGATGAGCAACGGGTTCACGAAAAGCTTCTCAGGCACAAGCTAGACAAAGAACACTTTGATCTAGAGCCTGTAGATGCCGCACTGAAGGCGTACCGTGCCCTCAGCCGCAAGCGGCCGATTTTCTACAATTCATCCGTGGAAGAGATGTTTGATCTCCGGTTGGAAGAGTCCCGGATACAGATGCAAATTCGGCTCAAGGGCAAGGAGCGGAGATAG
- a CDS encoding CC0125/CC1285 family lipoprotein has translation MIRILMLALVVLAIVGCATPYQSRGLAGGFSETQLDENVFQVSFRGNTYTSSQRAADFTLLRSAELAIENGYRYFVIVDAERYSQTGAYTTPTTSHTTGSVYGSGHYAYGSATTTTTGGQTYFYSKPRSSNTIIMFREQPELDGLVYDAEFVARSIREKHGIVD, from the coding sequence ATGATCAGAATATTGATGTTGGCTTTGGTTGTTCTGGCCATTGTTGGATGTGCCACTCCGTATCAATCACGAGGTCTTGCCGGTGGGTTCTCTGAAACGCAGCTTGACGAGAATGTGTTTCAAGTGTCGTTTAGAGGTAATACTTATACGAGCAGTCAGCGCGCAGCAGACTTCACACTCTTGCGCTCTGCGGAACTCGCGATCGAGAACGGGTACCGCTATTTCGTTATCGTTGATGCTGAAAGATATTCTCAAACTGGAGCTTACACAACACCGACTACATCCCACACGACAGGAAGCGTGTATGGTTCTGGGCACTACGCCTACGGAAGCGCAACCACTACTACGACCGGCGGCCAAACATACTTCTACTCGAAGCCACGTAGCTCAAACACAATCATTATGTTTCGGGAACAACCTGAGCTAGATGGACTAGTCTATGACGCCGAATTCGTTGCTAGATCGATTCGAGAAAAGCATGGAATTGTAGACTGA
- a CDS encoding abortive infection family protein, translating into MRALGDAKALIGTVDSSSAIDRAHTALHGYLVQLCTDNQIDLPNDPTASKAFKQLRQFHPALQASGHRAEEVTRVLNSFAASIDAFSTLRNKASLAHVNDLLDIPEATAIVNAMYTVFRYIQDSIQRGR; encoded by the coding sequence ATGAGGGCTTTGGGAGACGCGAAGGCTTTAATCGGGACGGTGGATTCTTCAAGCGCAATTGATCGCGCTCATACTGCTCTCCATGGATATTTGGTGCAACTTTGTACCGACAATCAAATTGATCTACCCAACGACCCTACGGCATCGAAAGCGTTCAAACAGCTTCGTCAGTTTCATCCGGCATTACAAGCGTCAGGTCATAGGGCTGAAGAGGTTACCAGAGTCCTTAATTCTTTTGCCGCGTCTATTGACGCCTTTTCTACGCTTAGAAATAAGGCGAGCCTAGCCCATGTGAATGACTTGCTAGATATCCCTGAAGCAACCGCCATTGTTAACGCTATGTATACAGTATTTAGGTACATTCAAGACAGTATACAGAGAGGGCGGTAG
- a CDS encoding transposase, producing the protein MPEMITGKKTQRYSTEFKVNAVEWSHQAHRSVKGFAEALDLHPFMLSRWRKEYREGQFAMKRVEKAPADAKQKIQEQDEVARLKRRVSELEEENDILKKFQRFQADRPAVEGLQSLQRQQGCQRQSYKSVEGVRLSTWLL; encoded by the coding sequence ATGCCAGAGATGATCACGGGGAAGAAAACGCAACGATATAGCACCGAGTTCAAAGTCAACGCGGTGGAGTGGAGCCACCAGGCCCACCGGAGCGTCAAAGGCTTTGCCGAAGCACTGGATCTTCACCCCTTCATGCTGTCACGCTGGCGAAAGGAATACCGAGAGGGACAGTTCGCCATGAAACGGGTCGAGAAAGCCCCAGCTGATGCTAAGCAGAAGATCCAGGAGCAGGATGAAGTCGCCCGCCTGAAGCGCCGCGTATCGGAGCTTGAGGAGGAGAACGACATCCTAAAAAAGTTTCAACGTTTTCAGGCAGACCGACCTGCTGTTGAAGGTCTGCAGAGTCTACAACGCCAGCAAGGGTGTCAGCGTCAGAGCTATAAATCCGTAGAGGGGGTGCGACTCTCTACTTGGCTTCTTTAA